TGCGAGAGTGTTAATCCTCAACAATTGGACCCATCTAGAAACTATGCTACATTCCTTAGCCACTTCTATTACATAAACCATTCGTCAGTATACTTATTCGTATTCTCTTACTCATCTCATCGATATTGTTATGTTTATTAAGTACGTGTCCATTAGAGTCGAATGCTAGAAAATGTTTGGGCAATAACCATTTTGGGgacaaaaaatattgtcaacAATATTATTAATGTGTTCTGGACCGGATCCGTTATGGAAAGGCATGCgcaaaattagaaaatattacattttcttaaaaaaatatttcaattttctccccaaaaattttaaatttaaaacttgaGATCCTAGTTGATGGCTTCACTTATGCTTTGGATCGAGCTTGAAGGAAACTcgtgaaattttttttgactaaaatcGTGAAGTTTTAGAGGTTGTAAACTTGAATGTACGAGTCTCCGATCCATGCAGACAAAAAGAGACATGaacaagtttacaaaaaaaaaaaaaaaaaagagacatgaACACTATAGTAACATGTACTGAGAGATAAGTTTGCACGATAATAAGATGAGCTGTAATATAACAACACCATTGGATGGGACATGGTGCTTAGTCGAAATCCAACTCCGTTAGGATGGTCAAAGTATTGCTAAAATCTCACTTTTTACCGGTGATTCTTATCCATCCAAAGAGTGAAAGTGCGCATAACATAAGTTCATTTGAATTAGCTTTTTGACTAGATCCACTCTTCCACAAACAAACAAGTGATTTATAGGTTTTATGGAATCTTTTACTATTCACTTTTTCAATTTGAAACTGTGCAGGTAGTTTTAACGAaatatttacattaaaaataatatttatcagGAAAATGATAGAAAAGGGATAAGATAAGTCTACTTGAATGTGCATTAAGGTTTTCGGTTTGATCTTTATGGATTTCAAGTTTTTggttattcatattttttttaactaaatctTCCTCGGTATGACACTAATGGATTTGTTGTAGACGTTTGATTTTCGTAGCAAAAGCCAaaagaaatattcatttaagaattttcataaatatgGGTTGTGTCAGTCGTCTTCTCTATGTAGTGGATAATATCACCAAAGCTCTTGTAAATGATCCTTGAAAGATATTTTCACGTGGCAAAACACGATTATCGTGATCACGTGATTGTAATCCCAAAATTACATATCCGAATAAAATTGGGCCTGAATTGCTCAACAGAACTACTTCTCAGCCGAGATAAGTAGCCCCAGCTCCAAGGCCCaaactaaaagaaataatagTAAGCGCCTTGGAAACGTTTGTTCAAACGTCAAGACAAAACCACTCATGAGAAGATTCAGAACCACGAGGAACACAAAGTCTCAGGAAATAACCGTAAGACCCCCGAACCGTTTTTAGACATCGGTCAACCATTcaggcaacaatcaaacaagaacatgcccaAATGACCTTCTTCTGCCAAGTCCGGAAGTGTTACAACGGGTTGAGAATAGACTTTTCAAGTTACAAAACATAATTCTGTAACCCAGAATATCCATTCAAAACTCATTTCCTCTAATTTTCGGCctgaggctttgcaacccgtaccaaatcatagagttgtgttaggttggactaacctaatatcagattcaacccgtcacgaatataaaacatattttattttatatatataaaacatgaagttcacaagcccaaaatattatacatagggtTCATGGATGCAGCCGAAACTAaaacatacattcatatatcttgaaaacgagtCTTTAGCAAAAAGATGTCCAATCTACACCAGCTCCTACAGTTCCGTGAGCGCTATGATCCtttctactggtcacctgcaaaaggatgtgaggagtgagtgaactagtttcactcACTGAGCCAGGGTTCCGTATCTAGCATATACAACTACCCGTCATTCTAAACCCCATCCCAAACACAAGCAAGACGGGTAGTTCAACAATCAATATTCAAGATCATAAAGCATGACTGATTTAAGCAATAAACCATTAAACCATAATACATCAAACACTCTTTATGAGTGTCATATCaatcaaccatatatatatatactcctcgggcccaacagaatcattcttcctccacataagggacaccggcaatcccttcactattacaccacacaggcgTAGGCGCTCGGGAATCACCCGGTCACGGTCCTCAATCGGAATCGCCGTGCCCCGGTCCTCTATCGGACTCGCCGGGGGCTGTCACATCCACGTGTGACACtcggccttggtgatcaagccaagttaaaccgagcccaccactttccggaccacgaccggtttagtggtaccatttgaggaagcaatgacctgcaaactactactagagccaccacgaggttctcacacaacagtaccaacacgaggtacataccataacaacatataataatcacacaatcacaataacccgggtgcttagactagtcttgctatCCACTTAGCCCAGACATCGTCTCAAGCCTCGGATCCACAAAATGACACCTAGACCGGTCCGGCTATCCTAGCTCAGAAGCCGTCTCCGATGtcaggaacctgcattaaaaattCGTTAACAAATAATTAACCGTGACTCACAGTGATTAAGCGATGTGGCTCGACTCTTTGATTCTGGATGTTGACCAAATCCCTTTTATCCCCTCCAAATCTTCGTCTTGGTACCGTGATGTTAAATCCCAAAACCCAACCTCAATGTCTTGAATGAACTGGTCTGGACTGATCAGAACTCGGAAAGaaccttctttctcttctggACTGTCTTTCGGAACTTTCCGACAGTTTATCGGTCTTCGAAAAATGTCTATACTTCTAAAACACctcacttctttctctctctctctctctctctaagccaCGTTTTGGAGTGTCTTTGGTGTGTCTGAATGAGTAAAAATGAACCAGGGTAGCtatgtatatatagaagttgcgGGCCAATAAGAATGAGCCACCCGATCGCCTGTGTGTCGTCCTGCATGATTCCGGTCGCATGTGTGGCGACACATGGGCGTCCACATGCCTTGTCGCATGCTCTCTAGCCATGCCAAAAGACACCTCCACGTTCACTTGCCCTTCAGCATGTCTGGTGTTCATGCATCGTGacacacgggcctctgtatgTCGGTTAGCATACGCAGATCGCATGTAttgcgacacctcgtgcttctatgtgtTAAGCTGCATGGAATTGCttcatgcacgtctacacctcctccttGTGTTGACACTCAACAGGTTAAATGGTTGACACCACGTCCTGATcccttagatcaagccacctcgagcttctcggtcgatttgcgcgatttcggctctggtgaattttcgtcccgcgatcaatcccgaatatttttctgctCCCGTTTTGATgagctaaatatttttaatagactttAGACTAACCTTAACCTTGAGGATAAAAATTTCTCGAGCCTTCAGCTTCTCCGAGAAATTTCTTaaaaccgaaattagggtttgtttttttttttttgttttaagacTGGGTATTACACTAACAATCTCTCTCGCTTCGGCTTCGATCGATGTCTGAACATCAGATTGCGCCAGAGATCAATTTCTGGGAAGAGACTTCAGAGGAAGACTACTTTAATCTCAGAGGCATGATCGGCTTCAAATCTTTCTTCACTTCCCCTCGTGGAATCAACCTCTTCACTCGTTCATGGCTTCCTTCTCCTTCCTCGACAGAGGATCTGTTGGAGAAGACGATCAAAGTGGAAGAGAAGAAACCGATCGCCACCAGGAATCCGATGAGGTACAGTGAGAAACCGAAGTTGGGTACAGTGATGGATCTACTTAGGGTTACGGATTACTTGgggaagaaaataaaagatgtgAGCATTCCTTTCGTTGTGTTACACGGAAGTGCTGATGCTGTAAGTGATCCTGAGGTGAGCAGAG
This region of Brassica napus cultivar Da-Ae chromosome C5, Da-Ae, whole genome shotgun sequence genomic DNA includes:
- the LOC106398353 gene encoding caffeoylshikimate esterase-like gives rise to the protein MSEHQIAPEINFWEETSEEDYFNLRGMIGFKSFFTSPRGINLFTRSWLPSPSSTEDLLEKTIKVEEKKPIATRNPMRYSEKPKLGTVMDLLRVTDYLGKKIKDVSIPFVVLHGSADAVSDPEVSRELYEDAKSKDKTLKIYEGMMHSMLFGERDDNIEIVRNDIVSWLSDRCGGDKTQE